One region of Candidatus Electrothrix rattekaaiensis genomic DNA includes:
- a CDS encoding homoserine dehydrogenase: MKHVNVGLIGFGTVGSGLAEVLLSQQERLQQRSGLNIRLVKVADTSTKELPARFAGTALTNDAAEVINDPDIDIVVELIGGIEPAKTFVMQAIAAGKHVVTANKALLSQEGKEIFAAAAVKGVEVGFEASVGGGIPLIKGLKEGLVANNILSIMGILNGTANYILTRMTDEGSAFAEVLKDAQTLGFAEADPAYDVEGIDTAHKLAILMTMAYGMNITHNQIVTEGISGIEPMDIDFAREFGCRIKLLAISRNHGDHVEARVHPTMVPESHLLASISGAYNAVHFNGDMVGNVLLYGQGAGKMPTGSAVAADVMDIARDIAAGSVGRVPSLSYLPENIRDLAVTPLDQLTCPYYFRITALDQPGVLAAVATVFSRHGISIESVIQKGREEGEPVALVMLTHTAVESAVSAALAEIDALEAITAPTVRIRMLVEE; this comes from the coding sequence ATGAAACATGTAAACGTAGGTCTTATCGGCTTCGGCACAGTGGGGAGCGGCCTCGCCGAGGTGCTTCTTTCGCAGCAGGAACGTCTTCAGCAACGCAGTGGCCTGAACATCCGTCTGGTCAAGGTTGCTGATACTTCAACAAAGGAGCTGCCTGCTCGGTTTGCCGGTACTGCCCTGACCAATGATGCTGCTGAGGTGATCAATGACCCGGACATAGATATCGTTGTTGAGCTGATCGGCGGTATTGAGCCTGCCAAGACCTTTGTTATGCAGGCCATTGCTGCGGGCAAGCATGTGGTAACTGCCAACAAGGCCCTGCTTTCTCAGGAGGGCAAGGAGATCTTTGCCGCTGCTGCTGTCAAGGGCGTTGAGGTCGGTTTTGAGGCCAGTGTGGGCGGCGGTATCCCGTTGATCAAAGGATTGAAGGAAGGTCTAGTGGCCAATAATATCCTCTCTATTATGGGAATACTCAACGGGACAGCCAACTACATCCTTACCCGGATGACCGACGAGGGCAGTGCCTTTGCCGAGGTACTCAAGGATGCCCAGACCCTGGGCTTTGCCGAGGCCGATCCGGCCTATGACGTGGAGGGCATTGATACGGCCCATAAACTGGCTATCCTGATGACCATGGCTTACGGTATGAACATCACCCATAACCAGATCGTCACGGAAGGCATCAGCGGCATTGAACCCATGGATATCGACTTTGCCCGTGAGTTCGGGTGCCGGATCAAGCTGTTGGCGATCAGCCGCAATCATGGCGATCATGTGGAGGCACGGGTGCATCCGACTATGGTGCCGGAGTCGCATCTGCTGGCCTCTATCAGCGGGGCCTATAACGCAGTCCATTTTAACGGTGATATGGTGGGTAACGTGCTGCTCTACGGACAGGGCGCGGGCAAGATGCCCACTGGTTCCGCAGTGGCTGCCGATGTCATGGACATTGCCCGTGACATCGCTGCCGGGTCTGTGGGGCGGGTGCCTTCGCTCTCCTATCTGCCGGAGAACATCAGGGATCTGGCCGTGACCCCGCTGGATCAGCTGACCTGTCCCTATTACTTCCGCATCACCGCCCTGGATCAGCCCGGCGTGCTGGCAGCTGTCGCCACGGTGTTTAGTCGGCACGGGATCAGCATCGAGTCGGTGATTCAGAAGGGGCGCGAGGAGGGAGAACCGGTGGCTCTTGTTATGCTGACCCATACAGCGGTGGAGTCTGCCGTGTCCGCAGCCCTGGCCGAGATTGATGCCCTGGAGGCCATTACTGCGCCTACGGTGCGGATCAGGATGTTGGTGGAGGAGTAG
- a CDS encoding tetratricopeptide repeat protein codes for MTDNRFNNKDGDQNVAQGDGAVGKQINDHRTTSQAIDGNENIAAGRDINITNNHYPPASPNSPASRNLLPSEDAVFLYRETELAWLDQHLLPDKVVAVCGPGGMGKTSLAARAVRRLPADRFPDGIIFHTFYHQAKTAQAVQTIALALHLPVQGDVQQQVAAALGSRQALLVLDGAEEADDLTAVLGLRGQCGVLITTRKKSDCGPLRLDLQPLPDEQSEDVLRAWGGDAGDQEAIEEIAELLGGWPVALRLAGHYLHSTGEPATDYLRWLEEEPFKELGESEEHQRDNAALLLRRSTAQVGEDARLVLALAGCLAFDSLSMEPITALLSSSSAKQPKGFWARLKARFSPARQPSLSFSSEDKSRSRDAVHELVNYGLLERRGDRLHIGHALIHEYAARNLALSTDALERVAAYYIEWCAEQSAAGVPGYALLDAERAHCLRLIAACLDGELWGEVKGLVGAINTYLDRQGWWTEMLLAIEMRLTAARKAEDRRDEAWCLNSLGYTCNSRGDKEQALVWFKQCLPICRELDDREDEGVTLNNMALIYDDLGKYEQALEYYKQDLSICREGNDREGEGATLNNIATVYYNQKDYEQALQYYEQSLPIHREVGNKIVEGITLNNIAAIYRTQGEYSKAIEYREQDLAICRELGDRAGEAVSCWNIGTTYYDMDDLAKAEEYIALAVEIAEKIGHPELEKYRNGLEQVRAKRQM; via the coding sequence ATGACGGATAACCGATTCAACAACAAGGACGGTGACCAGAACGTCGCTCAGGGGGATGGTGCTGTCGGTAAACAGATTAATGACCACAGAACGACCTCCCAGGCCATCGACGGCAATGAGAACATTGCCGCAGGTAGGGACATCAACATAACCAATAATCATTACCCGCCCGCCTCTCCCAACTCTCCCGCCTCTCGCAACCTCCTTCCCAGCGAAGACGCGGTCTTCCTTTACCGCGAAACCGAACTGGCTTGGCTGGATCAGCACCTCCTCCCTGACAAGGTGGTGGCTGTGTGCGGACCCGGCGGCATGGGCAAGACCTCTCTGGCAGCCCGTGCCGTGCGCAGGCTCCCTGCTGACCGCTTCCCGGACGGGATCATCTTTCACACCTTTTACCATCAGGCGAAGACAGCTCAGGCGGTGCAGACCATTGCCTTGGCCCTGCATCTGCCTGTCCAGGGAGATGTGCAGCAGCAGGTGGCTGCGGCTCTGGGGAGCAGGCAGGCCTTGCTGGTTCTGGACGGAGCTGAGGAGGCGGACGACCTCACCGCTGTGCTGGGTCTGCGTGGGCAGTGCGGGGTGCTGATCACCACCCGGAAGAAGAGCGACTGCGGGCCGCTACGCCTGGATTTGCAACCTCTGCCGGATGAGCAGTCCGAGGATGTGCTGCGGGCCTGGGGCGGGGATGCCGGGGACCAGGAAGCCATTGAGGAGATTGCCGAGCTGCTGGGCGGCTGGCCCGTGGCCCTGCGCCTGGCCGGGCATTATCTGCACAGCACGGGTGAGCCTGCAACAGACTACCTGCGTTGGTTGGAGGAGGAGCCGTTCAAGGAGCTGGGGGAGAGTGAGGAGCACCAGCGGGACAATGCAGCCCTGCTGCTCCGGCGGAGCACGGCCCAGGTGGGGGAAGATGCCCGCCTTGTGCTGGCACTGGCAGGTTGTCTGGCTTTTGATTCACTCAGTATGGAGCCCATCACCGCTCTCTTGAGCAGCTCATCTGCCAAGCAGCCGAAAGGGTTTTGGGCAAGGCTGAAAGCACGCTTCTCTCCTGCCCGTCAACCGTCTTTATCCTTCTCATCAGAAGATAAGAGCCGTAGCCGTGATGCCGTACACGAGCTGGTCAATTACGGCCTGCTGGAACGTCGGGGCGACCGCCTGCACATAGGCCATGCCCTGATCCATGAGTACGCGGCCCGGAACTTGGCCCTGAGCACGGATGCCCTGGAGCGGGTGGCTGCTTATTATATAGAGTGGTGCGCGGAACAGAGTGCTGCCGGTGTACCGGGCTATGCCCTGCTGGATGCGGAGCGGGCGCATTGCCTGCGCCTGATTGCGGCCTGCCTGGATGGGGAGCTGTGGGGGGAGGTGAAAGGCTTGGTTGGGGCAATCAACACCTACCTTGACCGACAGGGCTGGTGGACAGAGATGCTGCTCGCCATAGAGATGCGCCTGACTGCGGCCCGCAAGGCTGAAGACCGCCGGGATGAGGCATGGTGCCTGAACAGCCTGGGCTACACCTGCAACAGTCGCGGGGACAAGGAACAGGCCCTTGTCTGGTTTAAGCAATGCCTGCCCATCTGCCGCGAGCTGGATGACCGCGAGGACGAAGGCGTGACCCTGAACAACATGGCCTTGATCTACGATGATCTGGGCAAGTACGAGCAGGCCCTGGAGTATTACAAGCAGGATCTGAGTATCTGCCGGGAAGGCAACGACCGGGAGGGGGAAGGCGCGACCCTGAATAATATCGCCACGGTTTATTATAACCAGAAGGATTACGAGCAAGCCTTGCAGTATTATGAGCAGAGCCTACCTATTCACAGAGAGGTTGGCAATAAGATCGTTGAAGGCATAACCCTGAACAACATTGCCGCCATCTACCGTACCCAAGGTGAGTACAGCAAGGCGATTGAGTATAGAGAACAGGACTTGGCGATATGCCGTGAGCTGGGTGACCGGGCCGGAGAGGCGGTAAGCTGCTGGAACATCGGCACCACCTATTACGATATGGACGACCTTGCCAAGGCCGAGGAATATATTGCCCTGGCCGTGGAGATTGCAGAAAAGATCGGGCACCCTGAATTGGAGAAATACCGCAATGGCCTAGAGCAGGTGCGGGCTAAGCGGCAAATGTAG
- a CDS encoding type II toxin-antitoxin system RelE/ParE family toxin, whose product MASFRLEWRAAATKELRKIDRKVIPRIVAAVEQLADEPHPPGSKKLQGTDSIYRIRVGDYRIVYEVNAAEIVIIIVRVRHRKDVYR is encoded by the coding sequence ATGGCATCCTTCCGACTTGAATGGCGGGCAGCTGCGACAAAAGAGCTGCGGAAGATCGACCGGAAGGTGATTCCCAGAATTGTGGCGGCAGTAGAGCAGCTTGCCGATGAACCGCATCCGCCCGGCTCAAAGAAACTTCAGGGAACTGACTCCATCTATCGCATCCGTGTTGGTGATTACCGAATTGTGTACGAGGTGAATGCCGCCGAAATCGTTATCATCATTGTCCGCGTCAGACATCGAAAGGACGTGTATCGGTGA
- a CDS encoding adenylate kinase, producing MNILTFGPNGSGKGTQGAIVKEKYGMDHIESGAIFREHIKGGTELGKKAKEYIDKGDLVPDEITIPMVLETLGKSKEKGWLLDGFPRSLAQAEALDKALTESGMALDYVIEIVLDRDIAKERIMGRRLCANDNNHPNHIAFDAIKPVEKDGKLVCRVCGGELSMRDDDQDEVAIGKRHDIYYDDTTGTMAAVNYFKNSSAAKMISVDGAKAIKEISEEILGQLA from the coding sequence ATGAACATTCTTACTTTCGGACCGAACGGCAGCGGTAAGGGTACCCAGGGTGCCATTGTTAAAGAAAAATACGGCATGGATCATATTGAATCCGGAGCTATTTTCCGCGAGCACATCAAGGGCGGTACCGAGCTTGGCAAGAAGGCAAAAGAGTACATTGACAAGGGCGATCTCGTTCCCGATGAAATCACCATCCCTATGGTGCTGGAGACCCTGGGCAAATCCAAAGAAAAAGGCTGGCTACTGGACGGCTTTCCCCGTTCGCTGGCCCAGGCCGAGGCCCTGGACAAGGCCCTGACCGAGTCCGGCATGGCTCTCGACTACGTGATCGAGATCGTCCTGGATCGTGACATCGCCAAAGAGCGGATCATGGGGCGTCGCCTCTGTGCCAACGACAACAACCATCCCAACCACATCGCCTTTGATGCTATCAAGCCGGTAGAAAAAGACGGCAAGCTGGTCTGTCGGGTCTGCGGCGGCGAACTGAGCATGCGCGATGATGATCAGGATGAGGTAGCCATCGGTAAACGTCATGACATCTACTATGATGACACCACCGGCACCATGGCTGCGGTCAACTACTTCAAGAACAGCAGTGCTGCCAAGATGATTTCCGTGGACGGTGCCAAGGCGATCAAGGAGATCTCCGAGGAGATTTTGGGTCAGCTGGCCTGA
- a CDS encoding D-sedoheptulose 7-phosphate isomerase, with translation MNEFIYTRLSQSTLAKEEFAKESSDKVLQLAEEIVATFNNGGKVLIFGNGGSAADAQHVAAEFVNRFLLNRRPLPAIALSTDTSVLTAIGNDFSYDLVFTKQIQALGKPGDIALGLTTSATSPNVVQALAEAKKLGLTTVALTGGTIVPKDGVHPHCDLVLNVPSNYTPRIQEAHLWIEHLVCEIVEKMMFGRWGDE, from the coding sequence ATGAACGAGTTTATTTATACCCGCCTGAGCCAATCCACTTTGGCGAAGGAAGAATTTGCCAAAGAATCCTCCGATAAAGTTCTTCAGCTCGCCGAAGAGATCGTTGCCACCTTTAACAACGGCGGCAAGGTGCTCATTTTCGGCAACGGCGGTAGTGCTGCCGATGCCCAGCATGTGGCGGCGGAGTTTGTCAACCGCTTCCTGCTGAACCGTCGCCCTCTTCCTGCTATCGCCCTGAGCACCGACACCTCGGTGCTGACCGCTATCGGCAATGATTTCTCTTATGACCTGGTGTTCACCAAGCAAATTCAGGCATTGGGCAAGCCCGGAGACATCGCTTTAGGACTGACAACCTCGGCCACCTCACCTAATGTGGTGCAGGCCCTTGCTGAAGCAAAAAAGCTTGGCTTGACGACCGTGGCCCTGACCGGCGGTACCATTGTTCCCAAGGACGGGGTACACCCTCATTGCGACTTAGTGCTCAATGTACCGTCCAACTACACTCCTCGCATCCAGGAAGCTCATCTCTGGATTGAGCATCTGGTCTGCGAGATTGTAGAGAAGATGATGTTTGGACGTTGGGGGGATGAGTAA